The proteins below come from a single Cannabis sativa cultivar Pink pepper isolate KNU-18-1 chromosome 3, ASM2916894v1, whole genome shotgun sequence genomic window:
- the LOC133035776 gene encoding uncharacterized protein LOC133035776 → MNTDGVPFPLFGPWLVSTSTYKDCFSGNSKQVDHGLTCRVLRLSSPTKVQAKVVSLCEKSLGHSQAGDTSGKGLFSRRPKMVTGGPRAMGGKHYKAIWIPKIFEATPRVGDAISVNVSSKRFDVHGKGIAHVPALDGDNLNLGGCSRVSGEGPEEEVRSKLGGPEEEDGIALVNGPRASGCVGGGSGPLMLKVGRVGPAGVFLTNSGGSEGCDPKLSFGGCRGQKHLTVCGCVGPN, encoded by the coding sequence ATGAATACAGATGGTGTTCCTTTTCCGTTATTTGGCCCTTGGCTGGTTTCGACATCGACTTACAAGGATTGCTTCTCTGGGAATTCTAAACAGGTTGACCATGGCCTTACTTGTCGGGTTCTACGCTTGTCTTCTCCGACCAAGGTGCAAGCAAAGGTTGTTTCTCTTTGTGAGAAATCCTTAGGTCACAGTCAGGCAGGCGATACTTCGGGTAAAGGCCTGTTTTCAAGAAGACCAAAGATGGTGACTGGAGGTCCTCGAGCAATGGGAGGGAAACACTACAAGGCCATTTGGATCCCCAAAATTTTTGAAGCCACACCTAGGGTTGGGGATGCCATTTCGGTTAATGTGTCCAGTAAACGTTTTGATGTGCATGGAAAGGGTATTGCTCACGTACCTGCTTTGGATGGTGACAATTTGAATTTGGGAGGGTGTAGTCGTGTCTCCGGTGAGGGGCCTGAGGAGGAGGTTCGTTCTAAATTGGGTGGGCCCGAGGAAGAAGATGGTATTgctttagttaatgggcctaggGCTTCGGGTTGTGTTGGTGGTGGGTCAGGTCCATTAATGTTGAAGGTTGGGAGAGTTGGGCCGGCGGGTGTGTTTTTGACTAATTCTGGTGGGTCTGAGGGATGTGATCCAAAACTTAGTTTTGGTGGGTGTCGTGGACAGAAGCATTTAACTGTTTGTGGTTGTGTTGGGCCTAATTAG
- the LOC115711438 gene encoding uncharacterized protein LOC115711438, with translation MHSLSLKVFADFNGKVTAARCMPSGRGRYGVSGLDFRTRRFVYGSGDSNWRSCRISASSSERDANGGGRSQSSSSSSNSSTDSSSFLSRSQTYALLKQKMEVAAKSEDYEEAARIRDSLKLFEEEEPVLRLRRLIKEAVVDERFEDAANYRDELKEIAPHSLLKCSSDATTLGIRVQVRSVYIEGRSQPSKGRYFFAYRIRITNNSECPVQLLRRHWIITDAHGKTENVWGTGVIGEQPVILPQTSFEYSSACPLCTANGRMEGDFEMKHIDKTGSQSFNVVIAPFSLSILGDDDDSF, from the exons ATGCATTCTCTGAGTCTTAAAGTTTTTGCTGATTTCAACGGTAAGGTGACTGCGGCGAGGTGTATGCCGTCGGGTCGAGGCAGATATGGTGTCTCGGGATTGGATTTCAGAACGAGAAGGTTTGTTTACGGAAGCGGAGATTCGAATTGGAGGAGTTGTAGGATTTCGGCGAGTTCTTCAGAGAGGGATGCTAATGGCGGAGGAAGAAGTCAAAGTTCGAGCTCGAGCTCGAATTCGAGTACTGATTCTAGCTCGTTTCTTTCTAGAAGCCAAACTTATGCTCTGTTGAAGCAGAAAATGGAAGTTGCTGCAAAATCTGAG GATTATGAAGAGGCTGCGAGGATTCGTGACTCGTTGAAGTTATTCGAAGAAGAGGAGCCGGTTTTGCGACTAAGAAGGTTGATTAAGGAAGCAGTTGTAGATGAAAGGTTCGAG GATGCAGCTAATTATCGTGACGAGCTGAAAGAAATTGCACCCCACTCTCTTTTGAAATGTTCAAGTGATGCAACAACCTTG GGAATCAGGGTTCAAGTGAGGAGTGTGTATATTGAGGGCCGGAGTCAACCTTCAAAGGGTCGCTATTTCTTTGCATACAGAATACGAATAACCAATAACTCAGAATGCCCTGTCCAACTTCTTAGAAGACATTGGATCATAACTGATGCCCATGGAAAAACTGAGAATGTCTG GGGGACTGGTGTTATTGGTGAGCAGCCAGTTATACTTCCTCAAACCAGTTTTGAATACTCATCTGCTTGCCCATTATGCACTGCCAATGGCAGAATG GAAGGTGATTTCGAGATGAAACACATTGATAAGACAGGCTCACAATCCTTTAACGTGGTTATTGCCCCATTTTCCCTTTCTATACTTGGGGATGATGATGATAGTTTTTAA